GTTTCGTTTATGTATCTCAACTGGACGATTCCCATGCTGCTGTCCTCTCACTCCAGTGTACCTTGTGTCCCTCAGGGGCGTGGCCTTTGATTAGAGTCAGACCATCAGGGAGGGACAGGCCAGATTTCTCACCCGTCCCCAGGCCCATGGTATCGCACAGAGTTAAGGCCACTGGCTGATCACCACTCCCTCCACGTCTCCGAATGGTGTAGGATCGGagctggggagggggagggggagagggagagagagagagagagagagagaggggggggggtagaatggaaggagggagaaagagtgacagatagagagaaagagtgagagagagacagagagattagGGTTTTAGGAAAGAAGCACCATCTGTATTATTGTGTTTCTTTGTGATATCTGCAGGACTTTCCAAGTTAGCCTGATAACTCAACAgagtataatttttttttttacttcagtccatgttccagatttggtgGGATCcgggttttacttggtgcagttaaCCAGTTAACTCGgtagtcctgctttgtgaaacggaCCCCTGGTCTGGTGCCCAGTGAGTTGCTAAATGGACATAACAGTTGAACGTGAATctgacaaatgaaaaatgtcaaagGAGCTTCAGTCAAGAAGTCTTCAGTTCGGGTTGATGTTCACCGACAAGAAAAGAGATCACGTTGTGCAAATGGTATTGTGGCGTGTGCGGTGTgcggtttgcgggaaggaagcagggcaatccgaggtCCAGGCCtcctggttaagtaggcacacaacCAGGACTATGTTTGTAATTAGTCCTGgctgttaaaatgtgtgctctATTCCGCAGTAGGCGTCTGAGACCAGGAGGCCACAGGGGAGCAGAGCGCCGCACAAAGAGCTGCGAGCAAAGCTGAAAAGCTACCGTTAAGATTTTGGTTTTCTTTGACTTTATTATTTCAGTATGTTATGTTTTACCTCGATCCTGTGAGGGTGAGGGCAGAAGACTTTTTGTTTCGTTTACAAGCGAGCGTGCTCGCTCGCTCCTTCCCGGTCCAGTGAGAATAATAAAACGCTGGTGCAGGGAGCAGTtgcactgcagttgcacaccggggaccggggttcgattctcggtcctgccaaaagccaagtttggctggctcacgtggggcagcaataattggctcgctgctccagagggagggacttggcagggttattagatcgccgcacaataagcacctcggccgcctcggaatcacggcaacgggcacgagacgagacggcttgaagaaggcgtgtcgctctcattcgggccgccgagggacagggtacgggcggtacatctaatacgactacctccaattgaatcagacgaggtacaattggctaccaaattgggagaaaaagggaaaaatctgaaaaaaaaaaaacgctggtGCAATCCGTAATTTCCCTATcaccctgtgtcctgtgtccagCTTGTCTACCCTCCCTGGGGTGTGTCACGGTGTGTGACCAGCATCTATTGGTTATATTAGAAATGTAACACGGCTgcaaactgaaaaacaacatgTGTGATGTGCGCTCACATGTCTGGCATTGCTCTGCTGCTCTACCTTTTGCGTGAAGCTTGTAGAAGAAGTTCCAACCATGGCTCGGTTGGTGACTCTCCCAGAGAAGGCAGAATGAACAGAGCTGATGAAGCTAGACTTGCCCGCCCCGACCGGGCCGAGCAGCAGAACCCGGGCCTCAGATACAGAAGCACAGCTGGGCTTGTAGGAGCTTATAGAATCAACCAGAGCCTTCCTGTTGCTAGGGAACACAGTGACATTGTCTAAACATCAACTGTAAGGCTTCAGTCCCACGTCAATTTACAACAGGTTTAGGAGGAACACACTGGAATGATAAgaaactgcattacattacattacattacattacaaggcatttagcagaccctcttatccagagcaacgtacaacgaagtgcagatcaaacacaagtacaagtgtgaagatgacctgagaggacagtatggttcctagtcctagtgtaaccatacagatatggttacactaggaaggaacccttgaagaatacatcaacttccaaacgagcataccacagttggcagctagaacaccCACAAGTACCACAATACAATAGCTTGAGTGTAATTAGAAAGCATACTCACTCCACTGAAAAGGCCACCTTCCTCCATGGAGACTCCAACAGTCCCAAATCAACTGAAAAAGTTGCAGCTCATAAACATCAGACAAAATTGCTACCCACTAAAACCTGGCTGAGAAATGTTGGTCAATAGTAACACTAAACAAATGGCAACTAGGTCTACTCTCAacttcaacattacattacatgtaatttgtctgacaaagcgacttacagttgattatactaagcaggagacaatcctcccctggagcaatgcaaggtaaAGGGCCCAACGCTAACGGTTGTagcgatcttattgtggcaacactggcgatcgaaccaccgaccttgcgggtcccagtcatgtgtttaaccattacgctacaggcaaCATCAATATATACTCACTCGACGGGAATACAGCTCACAAAACAGACGTGTTCATCAAAAAATATACACCGACAATGAAGCCCGTTAAATAAAGCGGCCCTTCATTGTAGCTTGAATGAACAGGAGGCTcacccttttctttctcttccttgTGAACGTCGCTGGCACCGAGGACTGGTGTCCCTATTGTTGGCTGTGATGGAGCTGGCATTGCAGACCCAAAACCAGATGTGGTCTGGCCAAATGCGGGCTGGCCAAATGCTGCGGCGCCAAAATAGGACATTTCCTCCTCAATCAGGACACTGTCAATAGGCCAGTATAATTTACAAACACATCATGTCATGCGAAATCAAAAATGTCTTGGTACAAACTTATCCACAACGAACTTTTATTTAAACAAGTATGCATAATTGGCGGTGAAATTGCACGGGTCAGATTAATTGCACTCTTTTGTCATAGCTCGGATAAAACATTATACAATAATTTACTAGTCCTGCTGAATGCTGAATGCTGAATGAACTTTGAAACCGTCAAAACTACATGAAAACATATCATACCAAAATAGCCAAATGTCAACAAGTCAAAAACGTACTTACAGAATATAACTGGACCTGGCACATCGGCGATGCTGCTGTACTTCGCTATGAACTTTCGAGTTTCGAGTCAGGTGACAAAAAACGAAAGTGAACGAATTCTGAAAGCAGGCCTATCACTTACACGATATTCACACACGTGACAGTAAGATTATAcaggaaataaataattggatAATTTTTCGTGCAGAGAGTTCAGACTTATGAATCATTATTACGCCAATTGAAAGACGAGGATTTCAACAAAGAAAACAGGCTACTGCGTTCTTTGTTAAGGCGAAATTGATATTTCTAGCCTAGCAATAGCAATATTTCAGAAGACTACATATCTTCAAATTCTCTATCTCATACATGGTGATTGAGAGTgacttctgcttcttctcttaaAATGATCAATTTAGTTTAGTGAGTCGTATCTGTATAAGCAGTCGGAACAACCTCTAACTGGATCAATTAATTTACCACATAGGCAAGGAAATATAAAAGAATACTTTGTTTTTGGTAAATTTGGAGGACGTTGTCACAGtataatgcatttaaaagaCTGAGATGatgatatatatacatacttTTGCAGGCAGATTTAAGGTAAAGAAAtgccttcctatcattgaaaaaggctcaccgacatattgactcaccctctgcctgtgttcatagtcctaaaatatacagttgactgcAGCAAAACACTGTATGACTGTacaatatttcaagctcattggttgaaaattggttccaattgccacaggcaatggcgtttcaacgtcagtgcgttcaccgagaagggggagggataaacagtgttgtggtttgagcgtgtttgttgctgctcttGACCGAGaggtccgaaattacctattgtacctttaaatgaagTTACATAACTCAGTTCTGCTGGAATGTTTAGATCATAGCACTGAAAGTACCAGTAGAAACTTTCCCctctgcggccctccaggactggagtttgacacccctgttgtAGGCTATATAACGCCAATCTTAGAGTCAATGCTTCCGTTGATGAATTAACCACCAGCTGAGCAGGAAACTGCTGTTCGTCAGACATGCAAATAAGCTTGGAGCCGGCAGTAATCAGTAACACTGATTGTTCAACAAATCAcctgtgagaaaataaaaccagggccagatttggatttgaggtccagatttgatgatggcaggggaggtaagagcagttgcctgccagttggagggttgccggttcaatcccgccctgggtgtgtcgaggcgtgtctggccaatcagtaacacTAATTGTTCAACTAatcacctgggagaaaataaaaccaggtccagatttgatgatggcagGGGgctacattggctcaggaggtaagagcagtcgtctggcagtcagagagttGCCGGTCCGATCCCACCCCGGGTGtattgaagtgtccctgagcaagacaactagcccccaattgctccttaccttgcaaggcagccaatcgtggtgtgtgtgtgtgtggatgggtgaatgagaagcatcaattgtacagcactttgcataaaggcgcaatataaatgccaaccacttaCCATTTAAAGGCATTATTTTCTTTCCAGTTGCGAGCAAAACTCAAGTTTTAAAACGCTGTCCCTTGAGtatggataaaataaaaattcaaaacagTGTTGTCAGGGCAGATATAATATAGCCTACAAAACGCAGTAATAAATTCCAACAATTGTTTATAAAAGAAGCATATTTattgaaaa
The sequence above is a segment of the Conger conger chromosome 4, fConCon1.1, whole genome shotgun sequence genome. Coding sequences within it:
- the LOC133127714 gene encoding interferon-induced protein 44-like isoform X2; this encodes MSYFGAAAFGQPAFGQTTSGFGSAMPAPSQPTIGTPVLGASDVHKEEKEKVDLGLLESPWRKVAFSVEKALVDSISSYKPSCASVSEARVLLLGPVGAGKSSFISSVHSAFSGRVTNRAMVGTSSTSFTQKLRSYTIRRRGGSGDQPVALTLCDTMGLGTGEKSGLSLPDGLTLIKGHAPEGHKFNPVQPLTAETLGYVKKPSASESIHCVAFVLDATKIDSYGKGMGATFQQLREHISDLGVHQVALLTHVDQLCPETARDITMVYRSRLVQNMMEKAAALLGMSMSYLVPVKNYSCELDVEGDTDTLLLSAVQHLLQYVELHFQDLTDLRLVDLKVPDAAQDGGRKEGPEHTQVWEEP
- the LOC133127714 gene encoding interferon-induced protein 44-like isoform X3 gives rise to the protein MSYFGAAAFGQPAFGQTTSGFGSAMPAPSQPTIGTPVLGASDVHKEEKEKVDLGLLESPWRKVAFSVDNRKALVDSISSYKPSCASVSEARVLLLGPVGAGKSSFISSVHSAFSGRVTNRAMVGTSSTSFTQKLRSYTIRRRGGSGDQPVALTLCDTMGLGTGEKSGLSLPDGLTLIKGHAPEGHKFNPVQPLTAETLGYVKKPSASESIHCVAFVLDATKIDSYGKGMGATFQQLREHISDLGVHQVALLTHVDQLCPETARDITMVYRSRLVQNMMEKAAALLGMSMSYLVPVKNYSCELDVEGDTDTLLLSAVQHLLHPDAAQDGGRKEGPEHTQVWEEP
- the LOC133127714 gene encoding interferon-induced protein 44-like isoform X1, producing MSYFGAAAFGQPAFGQTTSGFGSAMPAPSQPTIGTPVLGASDVHKEEKEKVDLGLLESPWRKVAFSVDNRKALVDSISSYKPSCASVSEARVLLLGPVGAGKSSFISSVHSAFSGRVTNRAMVGTSSTSFTQKLRSYTIRRRGGSGDQPVALTLCDTMGLGTGEKSGLSLPDGLTLIKGHAPEGHKFNPVQPLTAETLGYVKKPSASESIHCVAFVLDATKIDSYGKGMGATFQQLREHISDLGVHQVALLTHVDQLCPETARDITMVYRSRLVQNMMEKAAALLGMSMSYLVPVKNYSCELDVEGDTDTLLLSAVQHLLQYVELHFQDLTDLRLVDLKVPDAAQDGGRKEGPEHTQVWEEP